One stretch of bacterium DNA includes these proteins:
- the leuC gene encoding 3-isopropylmalate dehydratase large subunit, with amino-acid sequence MTITEKILAFHSGQKEVKPGQFILADVDIALGNDITAPLAIQEIEKLGKEALPHPEKVVLVADHFTPNKDKESANQCLKLKNFAQKFNVKNFFELGCGGIEHALLPEEGFIMPGRLIIGADSHTCSYGALGAFATGVGSTDLAFAMLSGKVWLKVPESIKFIYNGKLNNWVTSKDLILYTIGEIGVDGADYKAMEFEGEAIRKLSIDARLTMCNMAIEAGGKSGIIAPDEITLEYLKSIKSEISSTTTTADGRNPKSEMQLHKSDKDAKYVDIKEYDVSEIEPQVAFPHLPSNTKSVSQAGNIELDQVVIGSCTNGRLEDLRIAAEILKGKKVHPYTRTIIIPATQKIYLKALKEGLLEIFINAGAVVSPPTCGPCIGGHMGVLAKGEKCLATTNRNFVGRMGDSQSEVYLASPAVAAASAVKGKITHPEEVMSVK; translated from the coding sequence ATGACTATAACCGAAAAAATATTAGCTTTTCATTCCGGACAGAAGGAAGTAAAACCCGGACAGTTTATACTTGCCGATGTTGATATTGCGCTTGGCAACGATATAACCGCGCCATTGGCTATCCAAGAGATAGAGAAGTTAGGTAAAGAAGCACTTCCTCATCCCGAAAAAGTTGTATTGGTTGCTGACCATTTTACTCCTAACAAAGATAAGGAATCAGCAAATCAGTGCTTAAAGTTGAAAAATTTTGCTCAAAAATTTAATGTAAAAAATTTCTTCGAATTGGGTTGCGGCGGAATTGAACACGCGCTTTTGCCCGAAGAGGGCTTTATTATGCCCGGACGACTTATTATCGGAGCCGATTCTCATACTTGCAGTTACGGTGCATTAGGGGCGTTTGCAACAGGAGTGGGGAGCACGGATTTAGCTTTTGCAATGCTTTCAGGCAAAGTTTGGCTGAAAGTTCCTGAAAGTATAAAATTTATTTATAACGGAAAATTAAACAATTGGGTAACATCAAAAGACTTGATACTTTATACAATCGGGGAGATAGGTGTTGACGGCGCCGACTATAAAGCTATGGAGTTTGAAGGAGAAGCTATAAGGAAACTTTCGATTGATGCGCGCCTTACTATGTGTAATATGGCAATTGAAGCCGGCGGAAAAAGCGGAATAATTGCTCCCGATGAAATTACTCTTGAATACCTAAAAAGTATTAAATCCGAAATCTCCTCCACTACTACAACGGCGGACGGGCGAAATCCGAAATCCGAAATGCAGTTGCATAAGAGCGATAAAGACGCCAAATATGTGGATATAAAGGAATATGATGTGTCAGAAATAGAACCGCAAGTTGCATTTCCTCATCTTCCGTCCAATACCAAATCGGTTTCGCAAGCTGGTAATATTGAGCTTGACCAGGTTGTTATCGGCTCATGCACAAATGGACGGTTAGAGGATTTGAGAATTGCAGCTGAAATTTTAAAAGGTAAAAAAGTTCATCCATATACAAGAACTATTATTATACCTGCTACACAAAAAATATATCTTAAAGCCTTAAAAGAAGGTCTTTTAGAGATATTCATCAATGCCGGAGCGGTTGTTTCTCCTCCGACTTGTGGTCCTTGTATTGGCGGACATATGGGGGTTTTGGCAAAAGGCGAGAAATGTCTTGCTACGACAAACCGCAATTTTGTAGGTAGGATGGGGGATAGCCAAAGCGAAGTTTATTTAGCCTCTCCTGCTGTTGCTGCCGCTTCTGCGGTTAAAGGAAAAATAACGCATCCTGAAGAAGTGATGAGTGTAAAATGA
- a CDS encoding NAD(+)/NADH kinase, which produces MKKIAIIANLAKEKVSGVVLKLVKEMEKKNVVIFLLKEAAEHIKRKDLRADEAKIRKNAQVLISLGGDGTLLKSARIVQDANIPILGVNMGGLGFLTKITYKDLNKALTLLFQGKYSIEERSMLIIKASKNAKNPEPPDIVGAGEQARFRARLVALNDVVLSKGSSTRIVELQTFIDGNYLTTFASDGLIVSTSTGSTAHSLSSGGPIIYPSLDCILVVPICPHTLSHRPIVVPKQSKIKVKILTKNPVDYTVDGQPGGRLEKGGEIEIESAPFNISLVKFKEKSFYELLRKKLKWSGYSVAK; this is translated from the coding sequence ATGAAAAAAATAGCTATAATTGCCAATTTGGCTAAAGAAAAAGTTTCGGGTGTAGTGCTAAAACTCGTCAAAGAAATGGAGAAGAAAAATGTTGTAATTTTTCTTCTTAAAGAAGCTGCGGAGCATATAAAAAGAAAAGATTTAAGAGCGGATGAAGCAAAAATAAGAAAAAATGCTCAAGTTTTAATAAGTCTGGGCGGGGACGGTACACTGCTTAAATCGGCAAGAATTGTCCAGGACGCTAACATCCCGATACTTGGCGTAAATATGGGCGGTCTGGGATTCCTTACAAAAATAACTTATAAAGATTTAAATAAAGCCTTAACGCTTTTGTTTCAGGGAAAGTATTCTATTGAAGAAAGAAGTATGCTAATTATTAAAGCATCGAAAAACGCTAAAAACCCTGAACCCCCCGATATCGTCGGAGCGGGAGAGCAAGCTCGATTCAGGGCAAGATTAGTTGCTCTTAACGATGTTGTTCTTTCAAAAGGTTCTTCTACGAGAATTGTTGAATTGCAAACTTTTATTGACGGGAATTATCTGACCACATTTGCATCTGATGGATTAATTGTATCTACTTCAACCGGTTCTACAGCGCATTCTCTTTCTTCCGGAGGGCCGATAATTTATCCTTCCCTGGACTGTATTTTGGTTGTTCCAATATGTCCCCATACTCTTTCGCATAGGCCTATTGTTGTTCCAAAGCAAAGTAAAATAAAAGTAAAAATATTGACGAAAAATCCTGTTGATTATACAGTTGACGGTCAACCGGGAGGCAGACTTGAAAAAGGCGGCGAAATTGAGATAGAATCAGCGCCGTTTAATATTTCACTTGTAAAATTCAAAGAAAAAAGTTTTTATGAACTTTTAAGGAAAAAGTTAAAATGGAGCGGATATTCCGTGGCAAAATAA
- the gmk gene encoding guanylate kinase: MTKEQKSGILIVFSSASGAGKTTIAKEIVRKDPNLTLSVSYTTRLPRQAEQQGKDYFFISEDDFEKMVKEGKFLEWEKVHDAFYGTSYKFVQEKLSCGKDVILTIDVKGAKRIKKKHPDSISFFFRVSSVEELKKRLIKRGTETEESIAKRMEISDWEQKQAKDYNYHILNDKIENAVNEVLSIIETEKEKKEIL; the protein is encoded by the coding sequence ATGACTAAAGAACAAAAAAGTGGGATATTGATTGTTTTCTCATCGGCTTCGGGGGCAGGAAAGACTACTATTGCCAAGGAAATCGTCAGGAAAGACCCAAATTTAACACTTTCGGTTTCTTATACTACTCGTTTACCACGACAGGCAGAACAGCAAGGCAAAGACTATTTTTTTATCAGCGAAGATGACTTTGAAAAGATGGTAAAAGAAGGTAAGTTTTTGGAATGGGAAAAAGTTCATGATGCATTCTATGGGACATCATACAAGTTTGTTCAGGAAAAATTATCTTGTGGTAAAGATGTTATTTTGACAATTGATGTAAAAGGGGCAAAACGCATAAAGAAAAAACACCCTGATAGCATTTCCTTTTTCTTCCGCGTGTCTTCTGTTGAAGAATTAAAAAAACGGCTTATAAAAAGAGGTACGGAAACTGAAGAATCAATCGCGAAAAGAATGGAGATTTCCGACTGGGAACAGAAGCAGGCAAAAGATTATAACTATCATATTCTAAATGATAAAATTGAAAATGCGGTTAATGAAGTTTTATCCATAATAGAAACGGAAAAAGAAAAAAAAGAAATACTGTAA
- a CDS encoding YicC family protein, whose translation MFISMTGSATRKVPSKWGDFTFVLSSFNHRFLEISTHLPDELRSGEVDIQRLIRNKIARGQVNFHLEWEHGGEEKSFRVNTALLKNYHKSLEEVKRKLGLKQEVGLSLLMRLPDVLIYKKTFLNKNLWSFLKKNINITLDGLTKVRKKEGAELHRDIKKRINAIAKAVKEIKKELPSILKQYKGKLENRISNHKNNGLKEKIAQEVMIQAGKVDITEEMIRVYSHLKMFVEEINKKVSSGKRMDFISQEMLREINTMGSKICNAPISSKVIHVKTELDKIREQIRNVE comes from the coding sequence ATGTTCATTTCTATGACCGGTTCTGCAACGCGAAAGGTCCCGTCAAAATGGGGGGATTTCACGTTTGTCTTAAGTAGTTTCAATCACCGCTTTCTTGAAATAAGTACTCATCTGCCGGATGAACTTAGAAGCGGAGAAGTCGACATACAGAGGCTTATAAGAAATAAAATAGCAAGAGGTCAAGTTAATTTCCATTTAGAATGGGAACATGGAGGAGAAGAAAAAAGTTTTCGTGTAAATACCGCGCTCTTAAAGAATTATCATAAAAGTCTAGAAGAAGTTAAAAGAAAACTGGGTTTGAAACAGGAAGTAGGTTTGTCTTTATTGATGCGGTTGCCTGATGTGCTTATTTATAAAAAGACATTTTTAAATAAAAATTTATGGTCGTTTTTGAAAAAAAACATAAATATTACATTGGATGGGTTGACTAAAGTAAGAAAGAAAGAAGGAGCTGAACTTCATAGGGATATTAAAAAACGCATAAATGCTATTGCAAAAGCCGTTAAAGAAATTAAAAAGGAACTTCCGTCAATTCTTAAACAATATAAGGGTAAATTAGAGAATAGGATTTCTAATCATAAAAATAACGGACTGAAGGAAAAGATAGCGCAGGAAGTTATGATTCAGGCGGGAAAAGTAGATATCACGGAAGAAATGATAAGAGTTTATTCTCATTTGAAAATGTTTGTCGAGGAAATAAATAAAAAAGTTAGTTCCGGTAAAAGGATGGATTTCATATCGCAAGAAATGCTTAGAGAAATAAACACTATGGGTTCCAAAATATGCAATGCGCCCATTTCTTCAAAAGTGATTCATGTTAAGACGGAATTGGACAAAATAAGAGAGCAAATCAGAAATGTTGAATAA
- a CDS encoding electron transfer flavoprotein subunit beta/FixA family protein, protein MNTIVCIKQVPDSEHIQEVTINPETNTLERNKIPAVINPFDVNAIEEAIRIKEKHGGKVTIVTMGPPQAEEALRTALAMGADEAILLTDMAFAGSDTWATAKTLAKAIEKIGGFDLVIFGKQAIDGDTAQVGPEVAEALSLPQITYVSKLDIEDKKIKGRRTVEDAYEEVEALMPCVITVTKDINEPRFASIRGILKAKKAEIIGWGKDDLGMSDEETGLNGSATQVIKIFSPPQRGKGEMIEGVSADEKANKLVEKLREDRII, encoded by the coding sequence ATGAACACAATTGTCTGTATAAAACAGGTTCCTGACAGTGAACATATTCAGGAAGTAACAATAAATCCCGAAACTAATACTCTTGAAAGGAATAAAATCCCAGCAGTCATAAATCCGTTTGATGTAAATGCAATAGAAGAAGCAATTCGTATAAAAGAAAAACATGGTGGCAAGGTAACTATTGTTACAATGGGGCCTCCGCAGGCAGAAGAAGCTCTCAGGACTGCTTTGGCAATGGGCGCGGATGAGGCGATACTTCTTACTGATATGGCTTTTGCGGGCTCGGACACTTGGGCCACTGCCAAAACGTTAGCGAAAGCTATTGAAAAAATAGGCGGGTTCGATTTGGTTATTTTCGGTAAACAGGCGATTGACGGAGATACTGCGCAAGTAGGTCCCGAAGTCGCAGAGGCATTGTCGCTTCCACAAATTACTTATGTCAGTAAATTGGATATAGAAGATAAAAAAATAAAAGGAAGAAGGACGGTAGAAGACGCTTATGAAGAAGTTGAAGCTTTAATGCCTTGCGTAATCACGGTTACAAAGGATATAAATGAGCCGCGTTTTGCTTCGATAAGAGGAATCCTTAAAGCGAAGAAAGCCGAAATTATAGGGTGGGGTAAAGACGATTTGGGGATGTCAGATGAAGAAACAGGGTTAAATGGCTCTGCTACTCAAGTTATAAAAATATTTTCTCCGCCTCAAAGAGGGAAGGGAGAAATGATTGAAGGCGTTTCTGCAGATGAAAAAGCGAACAAATTAGTCGAAAAATTAAGAGAAGATAGGATTATATGA
- a CDS encoding acyl-CoA dehydrogenase family protein, which produces MDFSLTEEQELMLAEVKKVCKEKIAPRAEEVEREGKFPKENLKLLSDMDLLGLVIPEAYGGLGMDFMTWSLIAEEISKACGTTGLSFGANLLCVYPLMTFGTEEQKKKYLVPLAKDGVGAFALTEPEAGSDAGNVKTIAKEDGDSYILNGRKIFITNGGEASTFIVIATTRPNKGARGFTAFIVEKGTKGFSVGQHFDKMGFAGLSNVELVLDDCRVPKANILTQEGRGFRVAMETFDVGRIGVGIGALGVAESAYEKALQYSKERIQFNKPISSFQAVQHILADMATEIEAAKLLLYEAAWLKDNGKPFEKVASMGKLYASEVAMNTAVKSVQVFGGSGYMKDYAVERLMREAKLFEIIEGTSQIQRNIIANYILKGK; this is translated from the coding sequence AACCGAAGAACAAGAATTAATGCTTGCAGAAGTAAAAAAAGTTTGCAAAGAAAAAATTGCGCCAAGAGCCGAAGAGGTTGAAAGAGAAGGAAAATTCCCTAAAGAAAATCTCAAACTTTTATCGGATATGGATTTATTGGGTTTGGTTATACCTGAAGCATACGGCGGTTTGGGGATGGACTTTATGACATGGTCATTGATAGCCGAAGAAATATCCAAAGCCTGCGGAACCACGGGGCTTTCTTTCGGGGCAAATCTTTTATGTGTATATCCTCTTATGACATTTGGCACTGAAGAACAAAAAAAGAAATATCTTGTTCCTCTCGCAAAAGACGGGGTAGGCGCTTTTGCGCTTACAGAACCTGAAGCTGGTTCGGATGCGGGAAATGTTAAAACAATAGCAAAAGAAGACGGCGATTCATACATCCTAAACGGCAGAAAAATATTCATAACAAATGGCGGAGAAGCTTCCACATTCATAGTCATCGCTACTACCAGACCTAATAAAGGCGCAAGAGGCTTTACAGCTTTTATAGTAGAAAAAGGTACTAAAGGCTTTTCCGTAGGACAACATTTTGACAAAATGGGATTTGCAGGTCTATCAAATGTGGAATTAGTATTAGACGATTGCAGAGTTCCTAAAGCCAATATTCTTACTCAGGAGGGTAGAGGTTTTAGAGTTGCGATGGAAACCTTTGATGTAGGTAGAATCGGAGTGGGCATAGGTGCATTGGGCGTTGCAGAATCCGCATACGAAAAAGCACTCCAGTATTCTAAAGAAAGAATCCAGTTTAATAAACCAATATCATCCTTCCAGGCAGTTCAGCACATATTAGCTGATATGGCTACTGAAATCGAAGCGGCTAAACTTCTTCTATATGAAGCCGCCTGGCTTAAAGATAACGGCAAGCCGTTTGAAAAAGTTGCTTCAATGGGTAAACTCTATGCTTCCGAAGTCGCAATGAATACAGCAGTCAAATCGGTTCAGGTATTCGGCGGCTCGGGCTATATGAAGGATTACGCCGTAGAACGGCTTATGCGTGAGGCAAAACTTTTTGAAATCATCGAAGGCACATCACAAATCCAGCGGAACATCATTGCTAATTATATACTCAAGGGAAAATAG